The Helicobacter sp. MIT 05-5293 nucleotide sequence GGATTATTTTTTAAAGCAAGGTGTGAGTGCTTCAAAAATAATCTATCAAAAATATGGTTTTGATAAAGAGTGTATTACATATAAAAAAAGGCATTTTAAGCCAGATTCAAAATTGCGTTTTGGTTTTATGGGACGCATTATCCCTACAAAGGGTATAGAGGTGCTTATAAAGGCTTTTAATGAGCTACCTAGAGAGCATCTTGCTATTTATGGGGATAAGCCAAGCGGGAAGCGATTTTTAGAGACAGAGAATATTGCCTTTAAGGGTGGCTATGATAATGCCAATATTAATGCGATTTTAAACATGCTTGATGTGCTTATCGTGCCCTCCATTTGGCTTGAAAACTCACCCTTAGTGATACAAGAAGCCTTTTTGGCAGGTGTGATAGTGGTAGCTTCTGATATTGGGGGTATGAAAGAGCTTATTAGAGAGGGTGAAGGGTTTTTGTTTAGAGCAGGAGATAGTAAAGATTTAGCAAATTGCATTCAAAACATTACCCAAAATCCCACTTTGCTTAATCACATAAAAGATAATCGCCACAAGGTAGAGGATATAAAGCATGAAGCACATAATCTTACCTTGCTTTATCAATCACTCTTAGCGGATACTTACACTCTAGAATCTTCCCATAAAAAAATAGATTCTAAGAAGTTAAGGAGAGTAACCATTGATACCAATCCTGACACTTGTAATTTGCATTGCAAAATGTGTGATACCCATAGCATTTATAATTCAGGTTTTGTAAAAACCCGCCCAGATATGCATTTAGAGCTTTTACAAAAATGCCTAAAAGATGCTAAGGACGCTGGAGTGAAGGAGATTATCCCAACGACTATGGGTGAGCCTATGTTTTATAAGCATTTTGATGAGATTGTGGAGTTTTGTCTGCAAAATCCCTCTATTAAACTTAATCTTACAAGTAATGCGAGTTTGTTGTTTGGCAAAAAATATGATGAATACTACATTATACACAGGCTTTTAAAGGTTTTAAGTGATGTGAAAATCTCTTTTAATAGCCTTGATTCTATAATTAATGAATCTATTATGAGAGGGAGTGATACAAAAAAGATTTTGCACAATATAGAGCGGCTTTGTGCTTTGAGGAATCGCTATGCGAAAAATGCAAGCATTACTTTGCAAATGACTTTTATGCGAAGCAATATGCAAAGTATTATCCCTCTTATTGAGTATGGCATAAAAGTTGGGATCAATCGTATT carries:
- a CDS encoding glycosyltransferase, with protein sequence MRILKVIHGFPPDYMAGSEVYSFTLCRALQKMGHEVFVFTRIECELLKPYSTYEECLEGIKIMRINKPKQYSYVEKFYDSSIDEAFREYLKKINPDIVHFGHLCHLSLNLVEIAKSQGKKVVFTLHDFWLFCVKGQLINKENQRCSVSSVSKCVDCSPYNTNKSEVKKALDDLAHIREIVDVFITPSYTLRDYFLKQGVSASKIIYQKYGFDKECITYKKRHFKPDSKLRFGFMGRIIPTKGIEVLIKAFNELPREHLAIYGDKPSGKRFLETENIAFKGGYDNANINAILNMLDVLIVPSIWLENSPLVIQEAFLAGVIVVASDIGGMKELIREGEGFLFRAGDSKDLANCIQNITQNPTLLNHIKDNRHKVEDIKHEAHNLTLLYQSLLADTYTLESSHKKIDSKKLRRVTIDTNPDTCNLHCKMCDTHSIYNSGFVKTRPDMHLELLQKCLKDAKDAGVKEIIPTTMGEPMFYKHFDEIVEFCLQNPSIKLNLTSNASLLFGKKYDEYYIIHRLLKVLSDVKISFNSLDSIINESIMRGSDTKKILHNIERLCALRNRYAKNASITLQMTFMRSNMQSIIPLIEYGIKVGINRIKGHQLWITYTELENEAIYNDTDSIMQWNALVESLAPYCSHIRLENFEKLDVNIKKAKDSKQCPFLGKELWVNYKGDISVCCAPHKQRVELGDFGNIMQMSLASVLSSSMYRNLCDNYMQKEVCCQCLMRR